In Corynebacterium ulcerans, one genomic interval encodes:
- the zwf gene encoding glucose-6-phosphate dehydrogenase, giving the protein MSEHQDQTEAPTAVNPWVNPLRDSEDKRLPRIAGPSGMVIFGVTGDLARKKLLPAIYDLANRGLLPAGFALVGYGRREWSKQDFEDYVHEAVKAGARTEFRENVWSRLAEGIHFARGNFDDDQAFDDLATLLSRLDKEQGTAGNWAYYLSVPPDYFSDVCHQLQRSGMAQAEGNSWRRVIVEKPFGHDQESARELNTLINSVFPEKSVFRIDHYLGKETVQNILALRFANQLFDPLWNSHYVDHVQITMAEDIGLGGRAGYYDGIGAARDVIQNHLIQLLALVAMEEPIDFTPQQLQAEKIKVLRATRPVGPFAKTTARGQYASGWQGSELVKGLREEDGFDPQSTTETYAACTLEINSRRWAGVPFYLRTGKRLGRRVTEIALVFKDAPHQPFSEGTRHSQGQNVVVIRVQPDEGMLMRFGSKVPGSAMEVRDVNMDFSYSEAFTEESPEAYERLILDALLDEASLFPTNEEVELSWNILDPILNFWAERGQPEEYAAGTWGPASADRMLERVDRAWRRP; this is encoded by the coding sequence ATATCCGAACACCAAGACCAAACCGAGGCCCCTACAGCGGTGAATCCTTGGGTTAACCCGCTTCGTGATTCTGAGGACAAACGTCTTCCGCGGATTGCCGGGCCAAGCGGCATGGTTATTTTCGGAGTAACCGGAGACTTGGCGCGGAAAAAACTCCTTCCCGCGATTTATGATCTTGCCAACCGTGGCCTGTTACCTGCGGGTTTTGCCCTAGTAGGCTATGGCCGTCGGGAATGGTCTAAACAAGATTTTGAAGACTACGTACACGAGGCAGTAAAAGCTGGTGCACGTACGGAGTTTCGTGAAAACGTCTGGTCGAGGCTAGCCGAGGGAATTCATTTTGCCCGCGGAAACTTTGACGACGATCAAGCCTTTGATGATCTTGCCACACTCTTGAGTCGTTTAGACAAGGAACAAGGAACCGCCGGAAACTGGGCTTACTACCTATCCGTGCCACCGGATTATTTCTCCGATGTCTGTCACCAGCTGCAGCGCTCCGGCATGGCTCAAGCTGAGGGCAATTCATGGCGCCGAGTGATCGTGGAAAAACCATTCGGACACGATCAAGAGTCAGCACGCGAACTCAACACCCTGATTAACTCAGTTTTCCCGGAAAAATCGGTCTTCCGTATCGATCACTATCTAGGAAAAGAAACTGTTCAGAACATTCTGGCTCTCCGCTTTGCAAACCAACTCTTTGACCCATTGTGGAACTCGCATTATGTAGACCATGTGCAGATTACGATGGCAGAAGATATCGGACTAGGTGGCCGTGCTGGCTATTACGATGGTATCGGAGCAGCTCGCGACGTTATTCAGAATCACCTGATTCAGCTTCTCGCCCTCGTGGCAATGGAAGAACCCATTGATTTCACTCCACAGCAACTGCAAGCAGAGAAAATCAAGGTCTTACGCGCAACCCGTCCTGTTGGTCCTTTTGCCAAGACGACCGCACGCGGCCAATACGCCAGCGGATGGCAGGGTTCAGAGTTGGTCAAGGGCCTGCGCGAGGAAGACGGTTTTGATCCGCAATCAACCACAGAAACCTACGCAGCGTGCACTTTGGAGATCAATTCTCGTCGTTGGGCCGGTGTTCCGTTCTATCTGCGTACCGGTAAGCGCCTAGGTCGACGTGTCACTGAGATCGCTTTGGTCTTCAAAGATGCTCCCCACCAGCCTTTCAGCGAGGGTACACGCCATTCCCAAGGACAAAACGTTGTGGTTATTCGCGTTCAACCGGATGAAGGCATGTTGATGCGATTTGGTTCTAAAGTTCCAGGCTCGGCAATGGAAGTCCGCGATGTGAATATGGATTTCTCCTATTCCGAAGCATTCACCGAGGAGTCTCCCGAGGCCTACGAGCGCCTGATATTAGATGCGCTCCTGGATGAGGCCAGCCTTTTCCCCACAAATGAAGAGGTTGAACTCAGCTGGAATATTTTGGACCCCATTCTTAATTTTTGGGCAGAGCGCGGGCAGCCAGAGGAATATGCGGCAGGAACATGGGGTCCGGCTTCAGCAGACCGCATGTTAGAGCGGGTAGATCGAGCATGGCGCAGACCTTAA
- a CDS encoding glucose-6-phosphate dehydrogenase assembly protein OpcA, with protein sequence MIFELPDTDTREISKALVRLRDKGGQVTTSRVLTLIVVAKESDDITAITNATHDSSREHPSRVIVLITGPVEGDSQVDAEVRIGGDAGASEIILIRLRGRVAKHLVHVVTPLLLPDTPIVAWWPTSAPINPSEDPIGKIAQRRITDAHYDPPVDALYNRRNHYAPGDSDVSWARLTPWRGVLASTLDQPPHEPIQSIRLYGESDCPSVDLAAGWLSERLGVSVQRFNTEGESVPFDADGFSEIPIRRIELERPSGTVIVEALEDEQTLSVTVPGREAALVAINRRSQADCLAEELRHLDPDAAYARALRGLSRISYPTI encoded by the coding sequence GTGATCTTTGAACTTCCCGATACCGATACACGCGAGATCTCCAAAGCCCTCGTCCGCCTCCGCGACAAAGGCGGACAAGTCACTACTAGCAGAGTGCTGACCCTTATTGTGGTGGCCAAAGAGTCGGATGATATTACGGCAATCACAAATGCCACTCACGATTCCTCACGGGAGCATCCTTCCCGCGTCATCGTATTAATCACCGGACCAGTAGAAGGCGACTCTCAGGTCGACGCAGAGGTCCGCATCGGCGGCGATGCCGGAGCCTCAGAGATAATCTTGATCCGACTTCGTGGACGTGTGGCCAAACACCTGGTGCACGTGGTTACTCCCCTGCTGCTTCCGGATACTCCAATCGTCGCATGGTGGCCTACCTCCGCACCGATAAATCCCAGCGAGGACCCGATCGGAAAAATTGCGCAACGCAGGATCACCGACGCGCATTATGACCCACCGGTGGACGCTCTCTACAACCGACGCAACCACTATGCTCCAGGTGATTCGGATGTATCCTGGGCTCGCTTGACCCCGTGGCGCGGAGTTCTAGCATCGACGCTAGACCAGCCTCCTCATGAGCCAATCCAAAGTATCCGCCTCTATGGTGAATCTGATTGCCCTAGCGTCGATCTTGCCGCAGGGTGGCTTTCGGAACGCCTTGGTGTTTCGGTTCAGCGATTCAATACTGAAGGTGAATCTGTTCCCTTTGATGCTGATGGTTTCTCGGAGATCCCAATTCGTAGGATCGAACTTGAACGCCCATCTGGCACTGTGATTGTGGAAGCTCTTGAAGACGAGCAAACACTTTCTGTTACGGTCCCGGGACGCGAGGCAGCCCTTGTCGCTATTAACCGACGCAGTCAGGCAGATTGCCTCGCAGAAGAGCTAAGACACCTCGACCCCGACGCAGCGTATGCGCGAGCGCTTCGCGGTCTCAGTAGAATCAGCTACCCCACCATCTAA
- the secG gene encoding preprotein translocase subunit SecG yields the protein MALALQIILVISCVLMTVFVLLHKGKGGGLSSLFGGGVQSNLSGSTVVEKNLDRVTIFMGIIWIACIVALNLIQAYAR from the coding sequence ATGGCACTTGCACTTCAGATCATTTTGGTCATCTCTTGCGTGCTGATGACCGTGTTCGTGCTGCTACATAAGGGCAAGGGCGGCGGACTTTCGAGCCTCTTCGGTGGCGGCGTTCAGTCGAACCTGTCTGGTTCCACTGTGGTGGAAAAGAACCTTGACCGAGTCACTATTTTCATGGGCATCATCTGGATCGCCTGCATCGTAGCTTTAAATCTGATTCAGGCTTACGCTCGCTAA
- the pgl gene encoding 6-phosphogluconolactonase, producing the protein MVTVCPVSDLDAIASAAAEKIVGLCQSAAKDGGVTGDGTVRIVLTGGGAGIRMLEKLVDAPINWSRVHLFFGDERNVPVTDPESNEGQARQALLNHIDIPEENIHGYRLGELTLSDAVEEYTQVLHNYAPQGFDLHLLGMGGEGHINSIFPHTEAAVEETRLVIPVTDSPKPPAERATLTFPAIARSQRVWLLVAGAEKAEAAHHVAAGANPLDWPAAGARGIQETLLIVAQDAAP; encoded by the coding sequence ATGGTTACTGTTTGTCCAGTATCTGACCTCGACGCCATCGCCTCAGCAGCAGCTGAAAAAATTGTAGGCTTGTGCCAATCCGCTGCGAAAGATGGCGGTGTTACCGGCGATGGCACGGTGCGCATCGTTCTTACTGGTGGCGGTGCAGGTATCCGAATGCTAGAAAAGCTTGTCGACGCCCCCATCAACTGGTCACGCGTTCATCTCTTTTTTGGAGATGAGCGTAATGTGCCAGTCACGGACCCTGAGTCCAACGAGGGCCAGGCACGTCAAGCACTACTGAATCATATCGATATCCCTGAAGAAAACATCCATGGGTATCGGTTGGGAGAGCTTACGCTCTCTGATGCTGTAGAAGAATACACACAGGTACTTCACAACTACGCGCCTCAAGGGTTTGATCTCCATCTGCTTGGTATGGGAGGCGAAGGGCATATCAACTCGATATTCCCCCATACTGAAGCTGCCGTTGAAGAAACTCGCTTGGTCATTCCGGTAACCGACTCTCCCAAGCCTCCAGCGGAAAGAGCAACTCTTACGTTCCCAGCAATCGCCCGCTCGCAACGTGTTTGGCTACTTGTTGCAGGAGCTGAAAAGGCCGAGGCTGCTCATCATGTGGCCGCTGGAGCGAATCCGCTTGATTGGCCGGCCGCAGGCGCACGCGGCATACAAGAGACCCTACTCATTGTTGCTCAGGATGCTGCCCCTTAA
- the tpiA gene encoding triose-phosphate isomerase, with translation MERTPLIAGNWKMNLDHLKAVATVQKLAFALPKEYYEKVDVAVTVPFTDLRSVQTVVDGDKLQITYGAQDVSEHESGAYTGEISADMLAKLGCTWVVVGHSERREYHGESSKLVAAKAKAALGKGISPIVCVGEPLEIREAGTHVDFVVEQTRESLAGLTEAELAKTVIAYEPVWAIGTGKVASAADAQEVCKAIRGLVKELANEEIAEGVRILYGGSVKEETVAEIVGQPDVDGGLVGGASLDGEAFAKLAANAATGL, from the coding sequence ATGGAACGTACGCCGCTCATCGCTGGTAACTGGAAGATGAACTTAGACCACTTGAAAGCTGTGGCAACAGTTCAGAAGCTAGCCTTTGCACTTCCTAAGGAGTACTACGAGAAGGTCGATGTTGCAGTTACCGTACCTTTTACGGATCTGCGGTCTGTTCAGACTGTAGTTGATGGCGATAAGCTTCAGATCACCTACGGTGCCCAAGACGTATCAGAGCATGAATCAGGTGCTTATACCGGCGAAATCTCTGCAGATATGCTTGCAAAGCTCGGTTGCACATGGGTTGTCGTTGGACACTCGGAGCGTCGTGAATACCATGGCGAGTCCTCGAAACTTGTTGCTGCGAAGGCTAAAGCAGCGCTGGGCAAAGGCATAAGCCCGATCGTTTGCGTCGGTGAGCCTTTGGAGATCCGGGAAGCTGGCACTCACGTAGATTTTGTCGTCGAGCAAACCCGTGAATCGCTTGCTGGTCTGACCGAAGCCGAACTAGCTAAGACCGTTATTGCTTATGAGCCGGTGTGGGCAATTGGCACTGGCAAGGTCGCTTCTGCGGCTGATGCTCAAGAAGTATGTAAAGCGATCCGTGGTTTAGTTAAAGAACTTGCAAATGAGGAAATCGCTGAAGGCGTTCGTATTCTTTACGGTGGCTCTGTAAAGGAAGAAACGGTCGCAGAAATAGTCGGACAGCCCGACGTAGACGGTGGTCTTGTTGGTGGCGCTTCTCTCGACGGTGAGGCATTTGCCAAACTTGCTGCTAACGCAGCGACTGGTCTTTAG
- the ppc gene encoding phosphoenolpyruvate carboxylase gives MPVKATSAGPLSEQLVEDIRFLGALLGEVIKEQEGTAAFDRVEAARQLAFKISRKEAQVEDLVSLLKDISAADAISIIRAFSHFALLANMVEDLHDELGRLRRQETGEEDPDSTLGATWKKLAKAGVTSEDVSVLLGNFQVAPVLTAHPTETRRRTIFDAQEHMTTLLKERHAILSADPNALTVTRLEENTRRIRRWLTLIWQTALIRVARPRIEDEVEVGLRYYKLSLLTAIPEINKQVADHIQREYGVSSEDALRSLFIKPGSWIGGDHDGNPYVTAETLHYATTRAAETVLKFYARELHQLEHELSLSDRLTDVSPTLRVLADLGHNDVPSRVDEPYRRAVHGVRGRVLATLASRIGTEAVEGSWYARHDAYSDPDELAADLDIIDASLRRTHDELIADDRLLRIRTAVSSFGFHLYSMDLRQNSESYEDVLTELFEQAHVTKHYRELDENEKIRVLTAELSSPRPLIPRDGASYSEVTQRELDIIAEAKRAVDAFGAMMIPHSIISMAESASDILEPMVLLKEFGLIRIQEGQLTGHIDVIPLFETIDDLQNGAKILQDLWRIPLYRSYVEQRNNLQEVMLGYSDSNKDGGYLAANWALYAAETDLVSMCKQHGVALRLFHGRGGTVGRGGGPSYDAILAQPHGAVQGSVRVTEQGEIISAKYGSVGAARRNLEALASATLEASLLTIDQVEEQYPEAYEIMGEISRLSQRKYSRLAHEDPGFIEYFTSSTPLEEIGDLNIGSRPSSRKQTQSIDDLRAIPWVLSWSQSRVMLPGWYGVGSALHEWVEKGCVRTAELSADERLAILQKLNDSWPFFSSVLSNMAQVMSKAEMQLAKLYSGLVADQEAANRIFADISAEFDLTKTMFLKITGFSGLLDDNPMLARSVRSRYPYLLPLNTLQLEMLRRYREGDTDPKVVHGIRLAMNGLATALRNSG, from the coding sequence ATGCCTGTAAAAGCTACGTCTGCAGGTCCACTATCCGAACAGCTTGTTGAGGATATACGCTTTCTAGGTGCACTTTTGGGGGAGGTGATCAAAGAACAAGAGGGAACGGCAGCCTTTGACCGAGTCGAAGCAGCGCGACAGCTGGCTTTTAAAATCTCGCGCAAAGAGGCACAGGTTGAAGACTTAGTATCACTGCTCAAAGATATTTCAGCAGCAGATGCGATATCGATTATTAGAGCGTTTAGCCATTTTGCGTTGCTAGCAAACATGGTGGAGGACTTGCACGATGAACTGGGTAGACTCCGGCGACAAGAAACCGGTGAAGAAGACCCAGATTCAACTTTGGGTGCGACCTGGAAAAAGCTTGCTAAGGCTGGAGTAACGAGCGAAGACGTGTCCGTTTTACTCGGTAACTTTCAAGTTGCCCCGGTGCTTACCGCTCACCCTACGGAAACCCGTAGACGTACGATTTTTGATGCGCAAGAGCATATGACTACTTTGCTCAAAGAACGTCATGCGATTCTGAGCGCAGATCCGAATGCGCTGACGGTTACGCGTCTTGAAGAGAATACTCGTCGGATTCGCCGGTGGCTGACTCTCATCTGGCAGACCGCGCTTATCCGGGTGGCCCGCCCTAGGATTGAGGACGAGGTAGAAGTTGGATTGCGATACTATAAGCTCTCCTTGCTTACTGCGATCCCTGAGATCAACAAGCAAGTGGCTGATCATATCCAGCGAGAATATGGTGTTAGCTCTGAAGATGCTTTGCGGTCGCTATTCATTAAACCTGGAAGCTGGATCGGTGGCGATCATGACGGTAACCCGTATGTCACTGCGGAAACTCTGCACTATGCGACGACACGAGCAGCCGAGACTGTATTAAAGTTTTATGCACGCGAACTGCATCAACTTGAACATGAGTTATCGCTGTCGGATAGGTTGACTGATGTGAGCCCGACTCTGCGCGTGCTTGCTGATTTAGGACATAACGACGTCCCATCGCGGGTCGACGAGCCTTATCGCCGTGCCGTCCACGGTGTGCGCGGTAGAGTACTTGCTACGTTAGCTTCTCGGATTGGTACAGAAGCGGTAGAAGGCTCGTGGTATGCCCGTCATGATGCTTATTCTGATCCAGATGAGCTTGCAGCAGATTTGGATATCATTGATGCTTCCTTGCGGAGAACGCATGATGAACTCATCGCAGATGATCGCTTGTTGCGCATCAGGACAGCGGTATCAAGCTTTGGTTTCCATCTCTATTCGATGGATTTGCGCCAAAATTCTGAGAGCTATGAGGATGTGCTTACCGAGCTCTTTGAGCAAGCCCACGTAACCAAGCACTATCGCGAATTGGACGAGAACGAAAAGATTCGCGTTTTAACTGCTGAGCTATCGTCACCGAGACCCCTTATACCGCGCGATGGTGCGTCATATAGTGAGGTAACCCAGCGTGAGCTCGACATTATTGCTGAGGCAAAGCGTGCAGTAGATGCTTTTGGTGCAATGATGATCCCACATTCGATTATCTCGATGGCAGAATCTGCGAGCGATATCCTCGAACCGATGGTCCTCCTGAAAGAATTCGGATTAATCCGCATTCAGGAAGGACAACTTACCGGACACATTGACGTCATACCGCTTTTTGAAACGATCGATGATCTGCAAAATGGTGCCAAGATTCTCCAAGATCTATGGCGGATACCGTTGTATCGCAGTTATGTGGAGCAACGAAATAATCTTCAAGAGGTCATGCTTGGCTATTCCGATTCCAATAAAGATGGTGGCTATCTCGCCGCAAACTGGGCTCTGTATGCTGCCGAAACTGATTTAGTAAGCATGTGTAAACAACATGGTGTAGCGCTGAGGCTTTTCCATGGCCGCGGTGGAACCGTAGGACGCGGCGGCGGCCCCTCTTATGACGCTATCCTTGCTCAGCCACATGGTGCTGTGCAAGGCAGTGTACGTGTTACAGAACAAGGTGAGATCATCTCAGCAAAATATGGTTCTGTGGGTGCGGCTCGTCGTAACCTAGAAGCCTTGGCCTCAGCCACGCTGGAGGCGTCGCTGCTTACAATCGATCAGGTAGAAGAGCAATATCCTGAGGCGTATGAGATTATGGGTGAAATCTCACGCTTGAGTCAGCGAAAGTATTCGAGGCTTGCGCATGAAGACCCTGGATTTATTGAGTACTTCACATCCTCCACACCTTTGGAAGAGATAGGCGACCTTAACATCGGCTCGCGTCCTTCGTCGCGAAAACAAACCCAAAGTATCGACGATTTACGCGCAATTCCATGGGTGCTCAGTTGGTCCCAGTCCCGTGTTATGCTGCCCGGCTGGTATGGAGTAGGCAGCGCTTTGCATGAATGGGTAGAAAAAGGCTGTGTGCGCACAGCGGAACTCTCAGCAGATGAGCGCCTTGCTATTTTGCAGAAGCTTAATGATTCTTGGCCGTTCTTTTCTTCTGTGCTGTCTAATATGGCGCAGGTGATGAGCAAAGCTGAGATGCAACTTGCGAAGCTCTATTCGGGATTGGTAGCAGATCAGGAAGCTGCAAACAGAATATTTGCTGATATTTCTGCCGAATTCGATCTCACTAAGACGATGTTCCTCAAGATCACCGGCTTCTCGGGGCTTCTCGACGACAACCCGATGCTTGCACGGTCAGTTCGCTCGCGTTACCCGTATCTGTTGCCGCTTAATACACTGCAACTCGAAATGCTACGTAGGTATCGCGAAGGTGATACTGATCCGAAGGTGGTGCATGGCATTCGCCTAGCTATGAACGGCTTGGCTACCGCGCTGCGAAATTCTGGCTAG